Proteins from one Sarcophilus harrisii chromosome 2, mSarHar1.11, whole genome shotgun sequence genomic window:
- the CD40 gene encoding tumor necrosis factor receptor superfamily member 5, translated as MIPFCLLWACVFTAVHMKPAISCEKNQYLVNGLCCEKCSPGTKLVTDCSEGSETQCEPCQEGEFQSSWNHDKYCHQHKYCDPNLHLKIQNEGSLEKDTACVCIDGFHCTSPECESCSSHSLCQPGFGVKHAGTNSTDTICEPCKEGFFSNVSSAFEKCLPWTSCKDTGLSKIQEGTDKTDVLCQGDKSRVGLLVLIPIVLGLFFIIMGLLHWRGLCFKAPKNKVLQKMEPIEMEEEPLPVQETLLRGQPVTQEDGKESRISEQEGQ; from the exons ATGATCCCGTTCTGTCTGCTGTGGGCCTGCGTTTTCACTGCT gtccATATGAAACCAGCTATTTCTTGTGAGAAAAACCAGTATTTAGTGAATGGGCTCTGCTGTGAGAAGTGCTCTCCAG GAACAAAGCTGGTTACTGACTGCAGCGAGGGCAGCGAAACCCAGTGCGAGCCTTGCCAGGAGGGAGAGTTCCAGTCTTCCTGGAACCACGATAAATACTGCCACCAGCACAAGTACTGTGATCCCA ATTTGCACCTCAAGATTCAAAACGAGGGCTCCTTGGAAAAGGACACGGCCTGTGTTTGTATAGATGGTTTTCACTGCACCAGCCCGGAGTGTGAGAGCTGCAGCAGCCACAGCCTCTGCCAGCCCGGCTTTGGTGTCAAACATGCTG gcACAAATTCCACTGACACCATCTGTGAACCTTGCAAGGAAGGCTTTTTCTCCAACGTATCCTCTGCTTTCGAAAAATGCCTTCCCTGGACCAG CTGCAAAGACACAGGATTGTCGAAAATTCAGGAGGGGACGGATAAAACGGATGTGCTCTGCCAAG GTGACAAATCTCGAGTGGGTCTCTTGGTGCTGATCCCCATTGTCCTAGGACTTTTCTTCATTATCATGGGCTTGCTGCACTGGAGAG GTCTGTGTTTCAAGGCGCCCAAGAACAAG GTTCTCCAGAAAATGGAGCCCATAGAGATGGAAGAGGAGCCCCTCCCTGTGCAGGAGACCTTACTTCGGGGCCAGCCGGTCACGCAGGAGGACGGCAAGGAGAGCCGCATTTCAGAGCAAGAGGGGCAGTGA